One window of the Bombus affinis isolate iyBomAffi1 chromosome 10, iyBomAffi1.2, whole genome shotgun sequence genome contains the following:
- the LOC126921497 gene encoding WD repeat and FYVE domain-containing protein 3 isoform X3: MLLSALNLLAAGDTSVIQAMTTASVPSTLVKCLYLFFDLPEMIDDEADITDANSEYTSKQRRILLQKIFVQLLVRLCSHPYPAEELARKDDLTLLFSAITSWCPHYNVMWRKSAAEVLMTLSRHGLTQNVVSYIHNKGCIALCVDNMQRVPELAPLEVVEMFVTVFCFLKDSSEVSQTLLDDFRACQGYIFLSEFLLKHAPSRLEQDSRAEAQDAIRNLVLMLASLTMCGHTELKPSQASMGSLFQMLGFTLPQPSNRGGSVRNIQAFQVLQSVFVKSNSPLLCCTILDAISSVYHSDNANYFILEGQNTLSQFAEKIHLKNREIQEKLFQLLEFIVFQLNFVPCKELISLSILLKTNNSTSCSILCMETLLNILRHNNIFKDVYREVGMLEVFVTCLHRYATLLKDKQAAQDQGLEYQICQEDERLGALVMEALTTLLASNVQNANVFRECGGARCAHNLVPYMDCRYQALGIVRELILSAGGDDDMATLLGVMHSAPSNALVLKTHILKSLLACLRESHRTRTVFRKVGGFVYVMSVLVSLEGQLGIQRLESTEPCNDIIKRTPQEEAQLLTLLHVVFHTISTAMRFEPANAKFFHHEICQSSLCDTLRLLGCFSTQTKLTEIDIIPTTNYHNMLSALFTGSVLEPVFSDIIPKTLSYACLLLRLLYDVALDSFDKPNLAGLGMRSPNHKQNSVEQQRSFDSPGSGKKSGINSLNLSPPTPEPIVVHPGIVVGMLYLLPSISEPSNPQMALALQLYVAEIIKSLVRSERNQQIMCDAGMAGELLSIGRIALQDETHPLHQPLQYIIERLAAQSLEPRDLREFLRLGDPLCCISLDDIELNKPRGGPVPLTRIKTLVSMTTPKDFRAHGSCTLPPFVELDMSAEGFACLYLPSVAPQSTTPPTVVAADSSVLGGIGSGDRLFPPQTGLTYSTWICVDKFSDPRTDPHCVRLLTLVRIPQSTRDLICLTAVLSARDKAIIVSTQETPLPQNVSEWEPEGTGECGARVWCPDLLHEGQWHHIAIVLNRAVLKNSSFSLYLDGQHIHSQKLHYITQVPGGGAANLTVASPVYGYIGTPPCWRRYSRLTWKQGPCHLIEEVFNSQNITTLFKLGPHYMGSLQAPQLSGQEPLMPLVAEEKVVFGLNAKAMSQLTLAKIRKVYSRTDNKSIAKQLGMSSHENATPIRVLHNSAGHLSGPARALGGVVVGYLGVRVFSPRPVATMIDNVGGCSVLLGLIAMAQDVESLYAAVKALVCVVRSNQVAQQEMDRRRGYQTLAMLLRRKCPLLNSHILHLTFSLVGTVDSGRETSAIPNVMAFQDLLCDLQIWHEAPGELLRSLLEHLYELIAESSEKRTNLRLMRDLQLVHKLLHILSDVKQSSTRQILLALLSILLSQPRQADLLWFGQFIVATLPQSSEKHLILRESEGNKEGEGEHILLRNRCLQLLHSLLFNGPKVNVNMCEELAKVLGLDWILLFLQSGLHSTTVIWGLRILVAICSVQSILQKFKEGTSNGGWLRHTDHNKMVLALGCHQQITGGETKPSGLHVPGFQHLGWLLPQHVDLVPELYFLFIALMMGQPVKLLPTDSKVILKLDLDNVWNFLFGVPANHTLSSFASRINLCPEAVVTLLAMVRTMLNNYSINPESLPDWLSDYPVTIIQFLFFLYHNFTDFMQVFMSAEVLGALAGTLFPKPASSSQDSSGASTPADEQEPVLVRSPSKDVGLTNHPAKKFVMDFMRVIVVDSLSLPVSAKSPPAIDLVLEAWPEHASTGQQTRYQTEILSILMEHLLAADVLIGEQAALPVVPGGSVNNITSNVCYVAARIVDKLWQGALTKDPHEVFDFIVKLIGQAKRRPGVVSMEGLHHCLNRTILFLLSRATDSIADQMAVLEALHKLTTHRLLVFGAGNHELEFIGCLTYCLLQLTADIKIMLDTNTKTTWHVNPQVEASDDRLTSHQGHNLMAVAATRVWEELYVCKKPAIEEVFKITLPAPIGNERAPELSVVRDQVHEAATKLWLNYVVMERKASYRVPWELHNQIQSKIQKVTGGLTRLASRTKVRKEESVRVRLRLHQNTVAQWTEQHIALVRELAAAKRLQYIQTNQHTQRYVYQEWLQTETELTRERGLWGPPTPTRLDKWMLDMTEGPCRMRKKMMKNELFYIHYPYRPELEHPDNKQLKYKVATSTDSKEYYLKQLGNSSGMFERERDPVIDDTPLNVNDASTESEPPMVPCTLERHASEPDEAPEDNEQEEENNQTVPDNQTLIRLLEEHEKISHMFRCARIQGLDTTEGLLLFGKEHFYVVDGFTLLKSREIRDIESLPEAYEPILPSPGSPRRSRAMRQCSKFNYEDIREVHKRRYLLQPMALEVFSGDGRNYLLAFPRKVRNKVYQRFMTFATAIADSAQQSVAGQKRTANVEQATGLLSNLIGETSVTQRWVRGEISNFQYLMHLNTLAGRSYNDLMQYPIFPWILADYDSEELDLTDPATFRDFSKPMGAQSPERLLQFKKRYKEWDDPHGETPPYHYGTHYSSAMIVCSYLVRMEPFTQHFLRLQGGHFDLADRMFNSIKEAWLSASKHNMADVKELIPEFFYLPEFLVNSNHFDLGSKQSGVQLGDIVLPPWAKQDPREFIRVHRLALECDYVSQHLHQWIDLIFGCKQNGPAAVEAVNVFHHLFYEGNVDIYNIDDPLKKNATIGFINNFGQIPKQLFKKPHPAKKMTQRTSVIDPGPITPGLSITTSDKLFFHNLDNLKPSLQPIKELKGPVGQILHVDKAVLAVEQNKTLIPPTYNKYVAWGFADHSLRIGNYDSDKAIFVCEAMIQSGGEIVACVCPSSKLIVTAGTSSVVTVWEYTKRQLSIKQCLYGHTDAVTCLSSSPAYNVIVSGSRDGTAIIWDLSRCLFVRQLRGHAGPVAAVAINELTGDIATCAATWLHVWSINGEELASVNTCVGRADRMQQILCVAFSQTHEWDSQNVIMTGSTDGVARMWSMDYVQVPAEEEKLEEITTTKEKHMKSNKNESQNENTKKRVHELVKQMSISAEGSSLLAKSGSESSLSEAENAKEASRLHEEKEECSDNESSNGSSNKPSPQNNTPTIVLRRKSRGNPMFRKSEGGGRADSEGTQTSESSNNPGDSEGALRASKSDTSLTDSFVMITEADTKPKKINPQNILRDGFKWQRQLVFRSKLTMHTAYDRKDNAEPASITALAVSRDHRTVYVGDTRGRVFSWSVCEQPGRTVADHWLKDEGADSCVGCGVRFNLYERRHHCRNCGQVFCSKCSRFESKISRLGILKPVRVCQGCYSSLRSQHSAESSI, encoded by the exons ATGTTACTATCTGCATTAAATTTGCTTGCAGCAGGTGATACTTCTGTAATACAG gcaATGACTACTGCTTCTGTTCCATCAACATTGGTAAAATGTCTGTACCTATTTTTTGATTTGCCTGAAATGATTGACGACGAGGCTGATATTACAGATGCAAATAGTGAATATACTTCAAAACAACGTagaatattattacaaaaaatatttgtacaa TTGTTGGTGAGATTATGTAGCCATCCATATCCCGCAGAAGAACTTGCACGCAAAGATGATCTAACTTTATTATTCTCAGCAATAACTAGTTGGTGCCCTCACTATAATGTGATGTGGCGTAAAAGTGCGGCAGAAGTATTAATGACTTTATCTCGACATGGACTTACCCAAAATGTAGTAAGCTACATTCATA ATAAAGGATGTATAGCACTATGTGTTGATAATATGCAACGTGTACCTGAGCTGGCACCATTGGAAGTGGTAGAAATGTTTGTTACAGTATTTTGTTTCTTAAAAGATTCTAGTGAGGTATCTCAAACACTTCTAGACGATTTTCGTGCTTGTCAAGGATATATCTTTTTATCAGAATTTTTGTTAAA ACATGCCCCATCAAGATTAGAACAAGATAGTAGAGCAGAGGCACAAGATGCCATTCGGAATTTAGTGCTTATGTTGGCTTCTCTAACAATGTGTGGCCATACAGAATTAAAGCCAAGTCAAGCTAGTATGGGATCTTTGTTCCAAATGCTTGGTTTTACTTTACCTCAACCGAGTAATAGAG GAGGAAGTGTCAGAAATATTCAAGCATTCCAAGTATTACAGTCTGTATTTGTAAAGTCCAATTCACCACTCTTATGTTGTACAATCCTTGATGCAATATCAAGTGTATATCATAGTGACAATGCCAATTATTTTATACTTGAAGGGCAAAACACATTATCCCAATTTGCAGAAAAAATTCACCTAAAAAATCGAGAAATACAAGAGAAGCTTTTTCAACTACTAGAATTTATAGTGTTTCAACTTAATTTTGTGCCTTGTAAGGAACTTATATCTCTATCTATACTACTCAAAACAAATAATTCAACCAGTTGCAGTATATTATGCATGGAAACACTCCTTAATATACTCAG acataataatatatttaaagatgtATACAGAGAAGTGGGTATGTTAGAAGTCTTTGTTACATGTCTTCATCGTTATGCAACTCTACTCAAAGATAAACAAGCTGCACAAGATCAAGGATTAg AATATCAAATCTGCCAAGAAGATGAGCGATTGGGTGCCTTAGTAATGGAAGCCTTGACGACATTATTAGCAAGCAATGTTCAGAATGCTAATGTGTTTAGGGAATGCGGTGGGGCACGTTGTGCTCATAATCTCGTGCCCTATATGGATTGTCGATATCAGGCACTTGGTATTGTTAGAGAATTAATACTTAGTGCAGGAGGAGATGATGACATGGCTACATTACTAGGTGTTATGCATTCAGCACCTTCTAATGCCTTAGTCTTAAAAACACATATATTAAAA TCTCTATTGGCTTGTTTGCGAGAATCTCATCGAACTAGGACTGTTTTTCGAAAAGTTGGAGGTTTTGTGTATGTGATGTCCGTCTTAGTGTCTTTAGAAGGCCAATTAGGCATACAAAGATTAGAGAGTACAGAACCTTGTAACGACATAATAAAAAGAACGCCACAGGAAGAAGCACAGTTACTGACTCTTTTACACGTTGTATTTCATACTATAAGTACAGCTATGAGATTTGAACCAGCAAATGCTAAATTTTTCCACCATgaa ATATGTCAATCAAGTTTGTGTGACACTTTGCGACTTCTTGGATGTTTCTCAACACAGACAAAGCTTACTGAAATAGATATAATACCAACTACAAATTATCATAATATGTTATCAGCACTATTTACTGGGAGCGTATTAGAACCCGTGTTTTCAGATATTATACCAAAGACATTATCATACGCATGCTTATTACTACGACTTCTGTATGATGTAGCACTTGACTCTTTTGATAAGCCAAATTTGGCAGGTCTAGGAATGAGATCGCCAAATCATAAACAAAATAGCGTTGAG caACAAAGATCTTTCGATTCACCGGGAAGCGGAAAGAAAAGTGGTATAAATTCTTTAAATCTGAGTCCACCTACTCCTGAACCAATTGTAGTTCATCCTGGCATAGTTGTTGGAATGTTATATTTACTTCCATCAATCTCAGAACCATCCAATCCACAAATGGCTTTAGCTTTACAATTATATGTCGCagaaattattaaaagtttaGTGCGATCCGAAAGAAACCAACAAATAATGTGTGATGCTGGAATGGCGGGTGAATTATTATCTATAGGTAGAATAGCTTTGCAAGATGAAACACATCCTTTACATCAACCATTACAATATATTATAGAAAGACTCGCAGCACAATCCTTAGAACCGCGTGATTTAAG GGAATTTTTGCGTTTGGGTGATCCATTATGCTGTATTTCACTCGATGATATTGAGCTAAATAAACCTCGAGGCGGACCCGTGCCATTGACGCGTATTAAAACTTTAGTATCCATGACAACACCAAAGGATTTTCGAGCACACGGTTCTTGTACTTTACCGCCTTTCGTAGAACTGGATATGAGTGCTGAAGGATTTGCATGTCTATATTTACCTAGTGTTGCACCACAAAGTACAACTCCACCTACAGTGGTAGCTGCTGATAGTAGCGTACTTGGTGGAATTGGTTCTG gtGATAGGTTATTTCCCCCACAAACTGGTCTGACTTATAGCACATGGATATGTGTTGACAAATTTAGTGATCCTAGAACTGACCCTCACTGCGTGCGACTGCTAACATTAGTTCGTATTCCACAATCAACAAGGGATTTGATTTGTTTAACTGCAGTGCTTAGTGCAAGAGACAAAGCTATTATCGTATCTACACAAGAAACACCGTTACCGCAAA atGTAAGTGAATGGGAGCCAGAAGGAACTGGTGAATGTGGTGCAAGAGTCTGGTGTCCAGACTTGCTTCATGAAGGTCAATGGCATCATATAGCTATTGTACTAAATCGTgctgttttaaaaaattcaagttTCTCGTTATACTTGGATGGTCAACATATTCACAGTCAAAAGCTTCATTATATTACACAAGTTCCTGGAGGAGGAGCAGCAAATTTGACAGTGGCATCTCCAGTATATGGGTATATAGGTACACCACCTTGTTGGCGACGGTATTCTAGACTAACATGGAAACAAGGACCATGTCACTTAATAGAAGAAGTATTTAACTCTCAAAACATAACAACACTATTTAAATTAGGCCCACATTATATGGGAAGTTTGCAAGCTCCACAACTGTCAg GACAAGAGCCTTTAATGCCTCTTGTTGCAGAAGAAAAAGTTGTATTTGGATTAAATGCTAAAGCAATGTCCCAATTAACATTAGCTAAAATTAGGAAAGTTTATAGTCGGACTGATAACAAATCAATTGCTAAACAG CTTGGTATGTCATCGCACGAAAATGCCACTCCTATTAGAGTTCTTCATAATTCAGCAGGACATCTAAGTGGACCAGCACGAGCACTTGGTGGTGTAGTCGTTGGATATCTCGGTGTTCGAGTCTTTAGCCCCCGACCTGTAGCTACAATGATTGATAATGTAGGAGGATGTTCAGTGTTGTTAG GTTTAATAGCTATGGCCCAAGATGTAGAATCCTTATACGCTGCTGTTAAAGCTTTAGTGTGTGTTGTCAGATCCAACCAAGTTGCCCAACAAGAAATGGATCGCAGAAGGGGATATCAAACGTTAGCAATGTTACTAAGAAGGAAATGTCCTCTTTTAAATAGTCATATTTTACATCTTACATTCAGTCTTGTTGGTACAGTGGACAGTGGTAGAGAAACTAGTGCAATACCTAATGTTATGGCATTTCAAGATCTTCTATGCGATTTGCAA ATTTGGCATGAAGCGCCTGGTGAACTTTTAAGATCACTTCTAGAACATTTATATGAATTAATAGCAGAATCAAGTGAGAAAAGAACAAATTTACGTTTAATGAGAGATTTGCAATTAGTACACAAATTGCTACATATTTTAAGTGATGTAAAACAAAGTAGTACGAGACAAATTTTGCTTGCATTACTAAGTATTCTATTAAGTCAACCAAGACAAGCTGATTTACTTTG GTTTGGGCAATTTATTGTTGCTACATTACCTCAAAGTTCAGAAAAGCATTTAATTCTTCGAGAAAGCGAAGGAAATAAAGAAGGAGAAGGGGAACACATACTCTTGCGAAATCGTTGTTTGCAGCTTTTACACTCTCTGTTATTTAATGGCCCCAAAGTGAATGTAAA TATGTGTGAGGAATTAGCTAAAGTATTAGGTTTAGATTGGATATTACTATTTCTTCAGTCTGGCCTTCATAGTACCACCGTAATATGGGGGTTACGAATTTTAGTAGCCATTTGTTCTGTACAATcaatattacaaaaatttaaaGAAGGAACTAGTAATGGTGGTTGGTTACGCCATACAGACCATAATAAAATGGTATTAGCACTTG gTTGTCATCAGCAAATAACTGGTGGTGAAACTAAACCATCTGGCCTTCATGTACCAGGATTTCAACATTTAGGATGGTTATTACCGCAGCATGTAGATCTTGTCCCAGAattgtatttcctttttatTGCTCTCATGATGGGACAACCCGTAAAATTATTGCCTACTGATTCTAAAGTTATTTTAAAA CTGGATTTGGACAATGTATGGAACTTCTTGTTTGGTGTCCCTGCAAATCATACATTATCCTCTTTTGCTAGTAGAATCAATCTTTGTCCTGAGGCTGTGGTAACTTTATTAGCAATGGTACGAACAATGTTGAATAATTATTCAATCAA ccCTGAATCTTTGCCTGATTGGTTAAGCGATTATCCAGTGACAATAatacagtttctttttttcctttaccATAATTTCACTGACTTTATGCAAGTATTTATGTCTGCGGAAGTATTGGGTGCATTAGCTGGTACTTTGTTTCCAAAACCTGCAAGCTCTAGTCAAGATAGTAGTGGAGCTAGTACTCCAGCAGATGAG CAAGAACCAGTGTTAGTAAGATCTCCATCAAAGGATGTTGGCTTAACAAATCATCCAGCAAAGAAATTTGTTATGGATTTCATGCGAGTTATTGTAGTAGATTCTCTTTCTCTGCCTGTTAGTGCAAAATCTCCACCAGCAATTGATTTAGTTTTGGAGGCATGGCCAGAACATGCATCTACAGGGCAACAAACACGTTATCAAACAGAAATTCTATCTATTTTAATGGAGCATCTGTTAGCTGCAGACGTTCTAATTGGAGAACAAGCAGCATTACCTGTTGTTCCTGGTGGATCAGTTAATAATATAACAAGTAATGTGTGTTACGTTGCAGCCAGAATAGTTGACAAATTATGGCAAg GTGCTTTGACGAAAGACCCACATGAAGTGTTTGattttattgtaaaattaattGGACAAGCAAAAAGACGACCAGGTGTCGTTAGTATGGAAGGACTTCATCACTGTTTAAAtagaacaattttatttttattgtcaCGAGCAACGGATTCTATAGCCGATCAAATGGCTGTGTTAGAAGCGTTGCATAAACTTACCACCCACAG attGTTAGTTTTCGGCGCTGGTAATCAtgaattagaatttattggttGTCTGACTTATTGTTTATTGCAACTGACAGCTGATATAAAGATTATGCTTGATACGAATACGAAAACAACATGGCATGTTAATCCACAAGTTGAAGCCAGTGATGATAGATTAACATCCCATCAAGGTCATAATCTGATGGCTGTTGCAGCTACAAGAGTTTGGGAAGAGTTGTATGTATGTAAAAAGCCTGCTATAGAAGAAGTTTTTAAAATTACTCTTCCAGCACCTATAGGTAACGAACGTGCTCCGGAATTATCGGTAGTGAGAGATCAAGTACATGAAGCTGCAACTAAGCTTTGGTTGAATTATGTTGTTATGGAAAGAAAAGCTTCTTATAGAGTTCCTTGGGAACTTCATAATCAAATACAATCG AAAATCCAAAAAGTAACAGGAGGTTTAACAAGACTAGCAAGTAGAACAAAAGTTCGAAAAGAAGAATCTGTACGCGTAAGATTGAGATTACATCAGAACACTGTTGCACAATGGACAGAGCAACATATTGCATTAGTCCGTGAACTTGCTGCAGCGAAACGTTTGCAATATATACAAACTAATCAACATACCCAGCGATATGTATATCAA GAGTGGTTACAAACCGAGACTGAATTAACAAGAGAACGCGGTCTATGGGGACCGCCAACTCCTACTAGGCTTGACAAGTGGATGTTAGATATGACCGAGGGCCCATGCAGAATGAGAAAGAAGATGATGAAAAATGAACTTTTTTACATACATTATCCCTACCGACCTGAATTAGAGCATCCTGATAAT AAACAATTGAAGTACAAAGTTGCGACAAGCACTGATAGTAAAGAATACTATTTAAAGCAACTCGGTAATTCATCTGGTATGTTTGAACGTGAACGCGATCCTGTTATTGATGATACACCGTTAAATGTTAACGACGCCTCTACGGAAAGCGAACCTCCTATGGTACCATGTACGTTAGAACGTCATGCTAGTGAACCCGATGAAGCACCAGAGGATAATgagcaagaagaagaaaataatcaGACTGTTCCAGACAATCAAACTTTAATACGACTATTAGAGGAACATGAAAAA ataAGTCACATGTTCAGGTGTGCTAGGATTCAAGGTTTAGATACAACTGAAGGTTTGTTGTTGTTTGGAAAAGAACATTTCTATGTAGTTGATGGATTCACACTGTTAAAGTCTAGAGAAATAAGAGATATCGAAAGTTTACCCGAAGCTTATGAGCCAATTTTACCATCGCCGGGATCTCCGAGAAGATCCAGAGCTATGAGGCAATGTTCAAAATTTAATTATGAGGATATCAG GGAAGTACATAAAAGAAGGTATTTGTTACAACCGATGGCATTAGAAGTATTTAGCGGAGATggtagaaattatttattagcATTTCCTCGTAAAGTAAGAAACAAAGTTTACCAAAGATTTATGACATTTGCAACAGCGATTGCTGACAGCGCGCAACAATCAGTTGCTGGTCAAAAGAGAACAGCAAATGTAGAACAAGCTACAGGTTTACTTTCGAATCTAATAGGTGAAACTTCTGTTACGCAACGATGGGTG aGAGGCGAAATATCCAACTTCCAGTATTTGATGCATCTTAATACTTTAGCTGGTCGTAGCTATAACGATTTAATGCAATATCCGATATTTCCCTGGATCTTGGCCGATTATGATAGTGAAGAATTGGATCTCACTGATCCTGCTACATTTAGAGATTTTAGTAAACCTATGGGTGCACAGAGCCCAGAACGGTTATTACAGTTTAAAAAGAG ATATAAAGAATGGGATGATCCACACGGAGAAACACCTCCTTATCATTATGGGACTCATTATTCCTCTGCGATGATAGTTTGTTCATATCTAGTGAGGATGGAACCATTTACACAACATTTTCTTCGATTACAG GGTGGGCATTTCGATTTGGCTGATAGAATGTTTAATAGTATAAAGGAAGCATGGCTTTCAGCATCTAAACATAATATGGCTGATGTAAAAGAACTTATACCAGAATTTTTTTATCTTCCAGAATTTCTTGTTAATTCAAATCATTTTGATTTAG GTTCTAAACAGAGTGGCGTACAATTGGGAGATATTGTATTACCACCATGGGCAAAACAGGATCCTCGAGAATTTATACGCGTACATAGACTCGCTCTAGAATGTGATTATGTATCGCAACATCTTCATCAATGGATCGACTTAATATTTGGTTGTAAACAAAACGGCCCTGCTGCGGTTGAAGCTGTTAATGTATTTCATCATTTATTCTATGAAGGCAATGTTGATATTTACAA TATTGATGATCCTTTAAAGAAGAATGCCACTATtggatttattaataattttggcCAAATACCAAAACAGTTGTTTAAAAAACCGCATCCAGCTAAAAAAATGACCCAAAGAACTAGCGTTATTGATCCAGGACCTATTACTCCTGGCTTAAGCATTACTACATCTGACAAGTTATTCTTTCATAATCTTGATAATTTAAAGCCGTCACTTCAACCTATCAAag AATTAAAAGGTCCAGTTGGACAAATACTTCATGTTGATAAAGCAGTGTTAGCCGTGGAACAAAATAAGACGCTTATTCCTCCAACATATAACAAGTATGTAGCATGGGGTTTTGCAGATCATTCTCTCAGAATAGGGAACTATGACAGTGACAAAGCAATATTCGTTTGTGAAGCTATGATACAAAGCGGTGGTGAAATAGTTGCTTGCGTTTGTCCGTCTTCCAAATTGATAGTAACTGCTGGCACAAGTTCT GTTGTGACAGTTTGGGAATATACTAAAAGGCAACTTTCTATTAAACAATGTTTGTATGGTCACACGGATGCTGTTACATGCTTATCGTCTAGTCCAGCATATAATGTGATTGTATCAGGATCTCGAGATGGTACTGCAATTATATGGGATTTATCTCGTTGCTTATTTGTTCGTCAACTTCGCGGACATGCAGGACCGGTAGCAGCGGTAGCTATAAACGAACTGACA GGCGACATAGCTACTTGTGCAGCTACTTGGTTACATGTGTGGAGCATTAATGGCGAAGAACTCGCTAGTGTTAATACGTGTGTTGGTCGTGCTGACAGAATGCAGCAAATTTTATGCGTTGCTTTCAGTCAAACTCACGAATGGGATTCACAGAATGTTATTATGACTGGATCGACTGATGGCGTAGCACGC ATGTGGTCGATGGATTATGTACAAGTGCCTGCAGAAGAAGAGAAGCTAGAGGAAATTACTACTACCAAAGAAAAACATatgaaatcaaataaaaatgaaagtcAAAATGAAAATACGAAAAAACGAGTGCATGAATTAGTTAAACAGATGAGCATTTCTGCCGAAGGATCAAGTTTGCTCGCAAAAAGTGGTTCAGAAAGTAGTCTTTCAGAAGCCGAAAATGCTAAAGAAGCATCAAGATTGcatgaagagaaagaagaatgcTCAGATAACGAATCAAGTAATGGTTCCAGTAATAAACCATCGCCGCAGAATAATACTCCTACTATTGTGCTTCGTAGAAAGAGTCGTGGAAATCCAATGTTTCGTAAAAGTGAAGGTGGTGGACGTGCAGATAGCGAGGGTACTCAAACAAG CGAGTCATCTAATAATCCTGGGGATTCTGAAGGAGCTCTACGAGCTAGTAAAAGCGATACTAGTTTAACAGATAGTTTCGTCATGATTACTGAAGCTGATACAAAACCTAAAAAAATTAATCCACAAAATATCTTAAGGGATGGTTTTAAATGGCAACGGCAATTAGTATTTAGAAGTAAATTAACGATGCATACTGCATATGATCGCAAGGATAATGCGGAACCAGCATCTATAACGGCCCTCGCAGTATCAag AGACCATAGGACAGTGTACGTTGGAGATACAAGGGGAAGAGTTTTTTCATGGAGCGTATGTGAACAACCGGGACGTACAGTGGCCGATCATTGGCTTAAGGATGAAGGAGCAGATTCATGTGTTGGTTGTGGAGTTAGATTTAATCTTTATGAAAGGAGACATCATTGTCGTAATTGTGGACAAGTATTTTGTTCAAA ATGCAGCCGATTCGAATCGAAAATATCGAGACTCGGGATTTTAAAGCCCGTTAGAGTTTGTCAAGGTTGTTATTCGTCATTACGATCTCAGCATTCTGCTGAAAGCagcatttaa